gtcatgactacttatAAGCCACGTTGTCAATTGTTTTCGTTACACGTAAAAAAAAAGTATAGTGGGCGACAATTGTACATTTTTCGAAAGTTTGTAGACGACAGTGGGACGCAAATGGGTATATGGCCGACGTCgggacatttgagaaagtatatagccAATTTGTGGTTTTAACCCTATTCATTTATCTTTGGAACCTGATAATACGGTAGGAAAGCGTTTGAATAATTGAATTCTCTAAACGAGATCTCTGTTAAGGTTTTTGTGACCTAGAAAGAAGGTCTTAAAATAACCTAAACTAAAATACCATGGGTTTAGTTTATTATAGTTTGAATAAGtataatcagtttttttttttttttcattttattttattttaacttcCATTATTATCTTTTAACTGTATTTTTTTTGTTGCAGTGTTGAATATAATGTGTGCTACATGTATCACGCGATGTATGCATACTTCGATAGGGATAATGTAGCACTGAAAGGCCTTGCCAAGTAAACAAGCCACCTACACGTTAATTAATTTTTGGTTTAGTATGTTTTCACACTTATAAACATTTGTTTGTTTTATCAGATTCTTCAAGGATTCAAGTGATGAAGAAAGAGAGCACGCAGAGAAGCTAATGGAATATCAGGTCCTTTTTTACTTGTGAAATTGTAATATTGTGAAGATATTACTATAATCTTGTTAAATTCACATTTAAACAACAATCGCAGTTGCATAACAGACACATTAGCTCTTAAAGTTTAAGTTTGAACCCTGATTTCATTTGTTTTTAATGTACGACTAAATATATCGATAATTGTGTAGAATAAACGAGGTGGAAGAGTGAAGTTGCACACCATTGTTCCTCCCCCCTCAGAGTTTGATGATGTTGAGAAAGGCGATGCTTTATGTGGTAAGTGCAATTCAATCCACCAAATCAAATATTATAATTGTATCAAGTTAATTAGTACTTGTTTAACAAACAAATACCTAACCTTTATTTTTTCGAATTCGAATCAGCAATGGAGCTAGCTTTGTCTTTGGAGAAACTTGTTAATGAAAAACTGCTTGCACTGCATGCGGTATGCAACTTTATTTCTGTTAgtctagttatttttttttttttttacatttcacatgttaagtactagtaataTGATTAAACTAGTTCCTTTTAAACTCATGTCACACATAATACTAAAAGTGTGATCTATGTACCATATGATATCTTACAATGCATAACCATTGTTCTTGAATTTATAGGTGGCTGATAGAAACAATGATCCACAATTGGCTGACTTCATTGAGAGCGAATACCTGTCCGAGCAGGTGAATATtataatcataagtatatatatataataggatataagtatataaatataatatgaatataactatatattaatatatgttaaGTTTGTATAAACTTTCTATGTTTTATGCTAGGTTGATGCGATAAAGAAAATCTCAGACTATGTCTCTCAATTGAGAAGGGTTGGGAAAGGCCATGGTAAGAATATTCTTAATCATGACAAAAAAATATTTGTGTTCCGTTTGGTATACCTTACTATCTTTTCGAACTTTTGAAGAACCTTGTTATTGTAACTTGTTGAAACTAGATAGTTAAAATACGTCTAATAAAGCAAAATTGATAAACCATTTGTATTAAACTTTTAGGAGTATCAATCCATCCATGTTAAGAGTTAgttataactagttgtggagccctcgcttcgcgccgggaactccgttttgaatgcgagttaaaaaaaaaagtctttccttttgtggatctattttgtaaaaaagaatttttttcgacatctaacattgaaggggtgttccttttgtgaaagttgcttcttttagagttaaagttagttgatctattttgtaaaaaagaatgtttttcgacatcttttggtagcattgaagggttgtttcttttaagaaagttgtttcttttatcgttggagacaaaaaaaaatgtagcacaATAGTGGCCTATTTGGGTCCTACTGGTTGAGCGcagtgtacaagtcggtaaagcgtggtggtgttattattcagtatttttggtgttagtgatgggataaataataatttagaatataggtataaagtggggggggggggggtttcgatttgtattttaatggaagttaggggttagaatataggtataaagtggggggttcgatttgtattttaatggaagttagggggttaggtttgtaacgcagtgtacaagtcggtaaaacgtggtgggtgttattattcagtatttttggtgttagtgataggataaataataatttagaatataggtataaagtggagggttcgatttgtattttaatggaagttaggggttagaatataggtataaagtggggggttcgatttgcattttaatgaaagttagggggttagatttgtaaaaaataaaaaattgaatagtactatttatAACAAATAAGGCAAATTTTGTCTATGAGTTATGTtggtaatatgaatatgaatatgaatatgaatatgaatatgaatatgaatatgaatatgaatatgaatatgaatatgaatatgaatatgaatatgaatatgaatatgaatttacATATGAACTGCAGGGGTGTGGCATTTTGATCAGATGCTTCTTGAGGGTGCTGGTGCTGCTTAATGGAGAAGACTATGTAGTAGGCTTTGCTTGGTTGTATGTTTAGTAGAACTACATGTACTATGATATAATTCGACTATGCTCTTTAGTGTGATCTTGCAGCTCATGCTGTAATATTAGGTTTGCAGTACCCTTTCCTGGTTTCTAGTAAGAATTAAGAACTATATGTATAATTAGCCTTTAAGCTATAttctaaataagttcatattagttTATTTTGCTTAATAGGAGAAGCACTTGTCATTTAAGTCATTATTTGGGTTTCTTGTGTGTATATAATTGAATTATTAACTATACAAACTTGTTTTGGGTATATGCGTTTATAAAGGATAATCAAAGGATTCAAATTCCAAGAAACCATATACACATTGCAACTGATATGAACATGTTAACCAATGATCAACAATGTTTACACTGTCATATGGTCCTTTTTAAGACTAGTTCACATGTACTATCATATAAGCACACCTCTTTAATACAATGTTTACCACTAATCTAGCATCGGTTCGGGCCGCGCTTTGCGGCGGCTGCATTATGTTTTGTTCCGCTAATACCCAAAATGGCTATGTTTAGTAAAACATCGGCTATTGTTCAATACATACCTGATGGAGGTGCGTAGCATTAACTATATATACACACATTACAAAGCATTTGATATTTGATTGTACCTTGAACATGATTTACTTGAGTCTTGGTACATCACCAATTCTATAAAAGTTTTGCATGCAAAAGTAAGATAAATATAATCAACGAAATACTGCTAGTATACATGTGCATATAAGCacaatttaaagtttaaaagttcaACAAAGACAATATCAAAAACCAAAATGATATATaacaaaaagaaataaaaaaaactcAGCATCCAGTCCATGCAAGAAAGAGACTGATATAATTCTGGTCTTTAAAACATCAAGTTCAGCAACACCTTAAATCAACAAAGATTGACCTCCAAAATGAAATGTATAATTCCAAGTAGATGCTAATGTATGCACAACTGTCAATAATCTTAATGCAGTCGTGGTTTTCTGTTCGTTCAATCAGGCGCGAGTGATAGTAGTTTATATACCAGAAAATTCACATTATGTGTACAAAGCATGTGCATTGCATTAACCTGAACATATTTACGATTACATAGCCCTGTGTCAATCTTTTTACAAAAATTTTATTGTTCTACATATTTTTAGATATATTTGCTACGTAATATATTGCCAAAAGAGTTGTGTTTCATGTGTTATAGTTGGCATTTGTTGCCAAAACTAATCTTTTTCTTGCATATGCTTCCATTTGATATCTTCAGTCCTCTTTCTTTTTCGCTGATGTGGTTGTTCCGTCATCTAAATATGTATGGAAAAGTGTTAGTTTCAATGATGTTTAACAGTGTACTACAAAAACAAATCATACTAAGAAGTGACTGAACATTTAACCATGATATGAAATTTCTAAGCTTCGCAACATAATTGTAGTCAAATCTAAGGGAAGGCTTTTGAAGTGGCTGAGTAGTAGCTTGAAGATCAGCTTCTGATGGGTTATAGATCCTACCGAAACATCTCATTAATTATAATGGATGATGTATCGAATTACTTCATGGTTCAAAAAAGACCCAAACAGCTTAGGGTCAAAACAGACCCAAATCAGCCCATTAATATCTTACTCACCTTAAACTTGTTGAACTAACATCTATATTTTTTAACATACATGACAAATCTGAATGGAAGGTCTTAATCAGCAAGTGATTGTTGATCCCAATAACTTAATAGCAACCCAACTTTGAAAAACATACAATTCAAACTTtgtgttatttatttttttaaatgagTATAACTTTATCAAGAAATGACCGACATCTGGATTTTTCAACCAATATATGTATACTAACTATGCAATGGTATTCTACTTTTAATCGTTAAACTCAAAGGCGCCTACCTTATAGAATTGAAGAATATGGTAGGGTCATATGCTGTAAGTAAGTTGTATCGTAGTGTCATATTAAGACAGCCCTTAACCATATTTTTATTGGCTCACCCATATTGAATGGTCATATCTTATCACTGGAATGTCATGAATCCTACCCAAACATCTCACTAATGCTAATGGATTATGTATCAAATCCGCCCATTACTTCATGGGTCAAAACAGACACAAACAGTCCAGGCTCAAAACAGACCCAAATAGTCCAGGGTCAAAACAGACCCAAATCTGCTCATAAATATCTTATTCACCTTAAACTTGTTGAACTAACATCTATAATTTCCAACAATTATAACAAATCTGAGCGAGAGGTCTTAATCATATACATCTCCGTATTACGTTTTCTTTGCCTAATCCCACTCGACATCCTAAcacctactactactactactactgatTGCAAGTAAATATTATAAACCACAAAAATAACAAACGAATAAGCAACAACAAATACCTCACGCCACGAAACACACGAAACAGAAATCAGAAACAGCATATATGAAAGATAAGGAACATGAAACAATaataaaaaagaaaacaaaaataaataataaatatctgtACACATAGGCTGAAATTTATCTACGAAACGTGAAACAATATCAGCTGCAACATGCATTTATTTTAAATACTCCGTATATTTAAATGCCAGACATATTCAGATAAAAAATAATCTCAATACATTGGTCGACTCTACCCTGTCTAATTATATATACCTCAATAGCAATTAGAGAGCGAAATAAGTAATTGCAACACTTTATTACGTTGAAATTGCAACTTTCATTTTTATTTCACATTTATCTTTGTAACCTATTCTTATTCTAATATATAGCCATTTTTTCCAAACTTGAACACTATGATTATACTAATCTGAAAACATAACAATTATCAACTTTTTGTAGCTAGTAGCAATGTCAGTTTCAACAGGGAAACATGTAACTAATGACTGTGCAGAATAAGAAATTGTGATATGCCTTCGATTCAGCAGCAGTATGAAACTCACATAATTTAAGCTGAACATCTGAGGATTAAAAGATAGCAAAAGCAAAACATTAACAAAGATCGTGGACCAAATGAAACAAAAAACATACCAAACAAAAGTTTCATGTAATTATACACATTCTCCTTCCAGACTACTATGTTTTGATATCACACATGTATTCATAGTAATTCAAGACTACAAATCAAAAGCTACTTGAATCTATTAATACTACTTTTTTCTCTGCTTATAAGTGTTTTAGCCAACAACTGACACGTTAATTCTCTAAAGTTTAATATTTAAACATCTAATACATCAACCTTAAGCAACGATTGCCTTGCTTATGAAGAGAATTTCCAACTCGAAGGCCCGAGTCATCGAAAAatggatataaaacatgtgttaaagccaataaaaatgataatgaaaaaTATGCTTTTCGGATGACAGAAAATTATCATCACAAACTCATTAATGTATACTTCTGGAATAAAATAATACAGACGCAAGACTCCCTATTAATAGCAGTTCGACATCAGACTTGGAAATATATTTCATTAATTAACCTACACAAAAAATTTACCTGGTCATCACTGAAGCTTATGGATTCGTTGCAATCCCAGCAGAAAATAGATTGAAACAAAGTTTTTAAACTATGGTTAACCGATGTATCACTTTGCACAACGCAAAAACAGTCAGCAAAACCGTCAATATTTTGCTGCGACATCAGGGAACAAACCCTAATTTCCCTTTTTTTTAATCGGTTGGCGTCGGCGCCGCTGGTCTCTACCGGTGGCGATGATCGTGATTAATTTCTGAGAAGGAGTGAGTGAGAGATGGTAGGCTGGTAGGTGGTGGGTTACTAAAACCCTATGAATTAAGTAGTCGGTGATGGTGGGTAATAGTGACGGAGGCGGTTGGCAGAAGGTTTAATTTGCTAATAACGGTGTTTGCCGGAAGTTGAACGATGGAGGTTATTGGTGTTGGTTCCTGGAGGTTAATGGCGGTGGTGTGGTGGTAGGAGGTTAATGATGGTGGTGTGGTGTCAAgaggttaaaaaaaaaaagtgaTACAGTCACCGATATCAATTACACCAATTAGTATatagtatagtataatataataactaaGCGAAGATTAAAAACCAACACGCTAATTGTCTTGGAAGTGAAGTTGATAAAATTAGGACACAACGTGTAGGTAACACTTTTTCTACAAAGGTGGTAACTGAGGACACAACGTGTTAATCAAGTGCAGATTTTCCCTCTTTCAAGTATGATGACGATGCTGCTAGTAAGTCATTGTACCCATTTGTAACCCAACTCAAAACTTGTAGGTGGCGATATTGGTTTGACCTTTTTCCTTTGTAAATACAGCGTGAGACAAAGCACAATGATCATAAGTTTTCTTATAAGTGATGCCCAATTCACCTACATTGAAAACTAACATAGACGGTAACAAAATTATCAAATTGAAATTAAATACAATTAGAAACTAATAAAATTTAAATTTTACTAAAATTCAACGTACAACGAATCGCCAAACTCTCCCTAACAAACTCTTTCCCGTTATAGTCGATTGAAATCAAATATCCCAGTTGAACTCTTTCGGTAACTTCCATTTGGTTTGACTATAACAAAGTTCAGAAACCGATAATATAAAGCTCTAACATCAGCACTATATATCATTAGATTTCTATACTTCAAACCGATAAGCATCAAAACTTGATGTTGACAATCCAAGACAAAAAATGGCATTCATCCATATATCTTGAAATAGCACACATTCTTTTCCATTTATAACTCATACACCTGTACTCAAATATGACTTGAACAAATTTACAATGATCAAAATTGACCCAAAAAAATTAGTCAACTGTAGCATGACAATTATAATTGTAAACATCACACAAAGACCATTAGTGAGTCAAACCAACTATACTAAATCATACAAAGAACATTAATATGCAAAgaactgttgatgcattttatgtaagtccctagacatctaacccacgtccattgcaggtacttcagtttaagggataccatgatcgctcgttattatcctatatgtgtttgtatgtggttacaggtactgcagaaacgcgatatggatgtttgactatgttagacttagtcagacgtgcgagtgaagtctcactcgtacggctgacaggctcatacgtacggttgatgctgggctaagtcacaattataacctaaatgagaagacacgagtgagtgatcaaccgtacggctgatgaagccaactcgtacgtgtgatggatgactcgtacgtgtgagtcaacagcaggggtatataagtgttatgttcttcattttaggttaagcctctcacacacacacactactcagatctggtaaccctaatccgattctctctcaacccaaatcactccagtagtgaataatagctctaggcattaatctaatcacacaaatccaatccttgttgtggtttgactaatttaatcccaaaaagctcctcatattcactagttatggtttgattcactaattccgcctttgtgtgaattaaacctgttgatttcgaagttcctagtcatgtttcatcattggtatcagagcgttggttgtgatttcaacatcatctagtgatttttggtgattaatgagtttattattttgggtttttgagttaaaagtgattttaatcaaaaagtaatcatttttacgtgtgtaattgtcattagagagtgtgtttatgttagtttagtgctaatccagcttgtggacgaagaaattgaggtttaacatcaatttctggggtttttgagtgatttgagctgaacagcagctcacacgagtgggtcaaagattttgatcacacgtacggttgaccagacggttgactgtcactcgtgaactcacacgcacggtttagcataaccttttgaggttaagtgacaacagtctgatcacacgggtaatcaagcggttgactgtgaaacgtacgagtaatcacacgcgtGATCATCACTTGCACGTTTGAGACTTAGTGATTGGTTCTTTTGATTGAATTGTGACACGCACGATTGAGTAGTGACACGTACGCTGGAAtttgtgacacgtacggttgatactatcacacgtacggttgatatcctgaaccgcacggtttacctttggtaaaagttttcaagatgtttaattcaaatgattacacGTTGGCTGCACcattagttcagagcattacgaatatgactcaacgattactccttgctgagagtgaatcaggaagtggtacgaaatgtccgaggttaatgaatatggataactattctacttggaagtcgagatttaagatttggtctgatggtcaggacacgaagctttggaagtacattgaaaccgaatttcaatggccacgttcacctgttacaaatgaattgtatacgttacataacatgccttcggaagaacgtgaagagtataacttggaaaagaagatgtactgtaacttgacaagtgctcttgatggtccgattttccatcaatttatgtgtcatgataactcattcaagatatgggaagcacttcgtacttttaacgaaggaaatacatcttacagaactagaaaaggtttggaattgaaagctgggtttgatcgttttcactggcaagttggagagtctattacagaattggttgaaagatatcgtcatttgctagctgaattacacaagcatgatgtgaccattgctgaaaaagacaaagtaacatgtctagctggagcattacctttagaatggaatggcttcgtattaactatgaaaaccagtggagaactagctactgctacagtgaactcgtttattgcaagacttcaggaagaagaactagagttgttaaacaaagtcaataggtctaaacaagttcaagacacgaaaatgtattgtccaaatggttacacaccgcctaagtcagctcatgcaccattttaAACAGCTTTtgttacgaacaatcagaatatgtatggtttgaatgttagcagttcaccttttcaacaaccttcgtatccaccacaagtttcaccatgttctctcaatactcaatcacagcctacttccaatactacagagtcatctacaccgattGCATCAGATGTTCTGTCTGCACTTAAGATCGAGAACTTGAGGAAAGCTGGAAAAGAAaatattagtgaagatatagctttgttgtcaagtcttgttaattcttatgatagttatcttgatggtcgtgtgggtaacattcatctaacaacagaagattatcatcaacttgataaagatgaagcaaaaaagatggatattatgtggggtatggcaaatcttgtgagacgagctagagattacgaagagcgaactggaaaaccaatcagtctgaccaaagatacaaaactggttttgatatgaattctgttacttgttacaactgtggagaattaggtcagactaattggtcagactgattggttttccagttcgcaaaacagaagaagcagggtaatcgtaatccgttcaagaatcagaactacagttctcagagtcaaattACAAAGCGTGaaatttacattactgataaagtaaatgaagctgaaaCAGCTGAAggtccgaacaaagctttagttgtcattcatggagacgatgatgattggtttatcaaattgaatgttgatgatcaacaacctaaagctaacatggccaagattACTGAAGTAAAAGAAGACTGTGTTATcggtcaaagtataattgagaagctgactgctcgtgctgaaagagctgaagagttTTCACGAACCATTCGGAGAGAGAAGATTCAGAAGATGGTTAAcgataaattcaagaaggcacgtgattcagttcctcgtacacctgaatctggaagtatttcactaacatcgtcagaggactactacttcaacagttggaaggataactatggtgatacctcagtgtttgaagaaagtctagaagctaatcagagtgaagagacattggttgatgctgacaaggaactagacaaatggggtaaaatgtttACTGCTGAATTGGAattgttagttcttatgggtgaaggttcagatcttgagagtgtaagttcagatgttgatgattcggacgagaagtcagaatcagaggttgaagataaagctgatcatactggagtgGATCaatctgattttgaagcattgaacaagcaagcagtagacttactgaagatgtgcttatcagaaagtgatcttgaaaaggtttccagtttgacaagagctaaggatatttgggacagacttgagcagattcatttgggtaaagatgctgatacatcagagtttcttacagactcgtcagaatcagaagatgagctcgatgatgggaagaagatagattactttgcatttatggctcagacttcctcatcaaataacgctcaacaggtatcttttgatccatctactgttattgaatgtgttaaatgtgccgaATCTaaagtaacaatagataatttaacaaaggcatatgcggagatgaaagaaaaatggcatgctgaccatgtgaccactaaggttgaaaatgaattgaaagagcagatcaaagtttataaaaaacaacttcacgatcttaaatgttataactttgatataaatcaagctttaattaaacgtgttgacacaattaatgaattaaagaaataaaatgaatgcgttaaagctgatttagaggcaattttaatcaaaatgaaatgttgggcaagtgcgtcacagtggaatgcattaatggtggaacttaatgacaccaagggcaagggtatatgatatagttctgcatctcctccttttcagaacacatttgttaatgcaaacgtagttgacggtcgaccagaagattgtatccctcctagctataaagattatgttgaaaagaataaaaaatgtagttcaactaagaatacaatttctgatgatactgctgaaggtgctctagatcatgagaacgataggaaaactgggttaggagataactctaagacaagtagagttagaacaccgaaaggtcctattaaaattttgaaaaatcctagatttgctaatagaccggttcctcctgttacacctacacctgttccaagaaataaaacaaatgattctcctgtgttagaggacatagggagtttcgtcaatgttttagttgtgctatttttggacacattgctgctaattgtcctagaagatatagatcaccaagacagaagattgacctcacatatgatgatcgcaaatcttcttatgctcataaaacaggttcacctgttaatgatgaagttcgtgttaaaaatcatacgacaaaggttgtctatggagagtataagagaaagaacttcaataggtcaatttctcctgtgaagattaaggttcctaaacaggatactgaggcaagagttgccaaatcaagtgatcatagtagagcttttaaatcaaaggcacgatcgccttcgcaaaaagctagtcgtcgaaaatacttttctcgtacccGACCACGAACGAATCGCTCTgaaaatgagcaaaatgtgaaaaaccagaagagcaatattgctacttctaaactgtctaagtttatggtttctaatgatgagattccaccggactcaaacgggaaatggatggaagttcaagctatgggtgttaatggacaacctactgccgtccggacgtgggttcccattatcaattaattttcttaatgtgatatgtagggaaccagggtacctgcaaacaacacctggatagtggatagaggcgcttcgagacatatgactggacagctatctcttctttcggatgtacacccaattaagggaggttatgtagcttttgtcggagataaaggaggtcacatttctgctcaaggtttattgaagaatgaaaaagttagttttgacaaagtgaattattgtcaagagcttgcaaacaatttgttgtcggtttcacaaatctgtgaaaaatctttcaaggtagcatttgatgacgaattcagctacattttgaagccagagtttgtgattcctcctgaaatgattttgatgaaggctcctagacaagctgatttatatatgctagatatgaatgttgctacttcaactgctgaacatcatcaagctattgtttctaaagcgactgaacaagattctattacatggcacaaacgcatagGTCATTTAAGctttcggaagatgaaccatctaGTTCACAACAATATTATAGAAAgtattgatcttcgatcttttcaaatTCCAGGTACATGTGTtccatgtaagaagggtaagcagagtaagaaagctcataagttggtaaagtataatccaatctctgctccacttgaattgttacatatggatcttttcggtccaattcgttttgaaagcattgatggaaataAGTATTttctggttgtaactgatgattattcaagattctcttgggtaatgtttttgaacgagaagtccgatacgtttgaaaacttgaaagtgctaatcaatcgattagagacaggtttcaatttaaaggtaagaaagattcgttgcgataacggtacagaattcaagaatcagtatcttgcaggtttctgtattgaaaaaggtatcaatatgcagttcaattCTGCATACGCTCCTCGGATGAATGGTGTTGAGTATTGATTGAGACAGGTAGAACAATGCaagcagattcatcgttacctgttcatttttggagtgaagttgTTGCGAAtgcatgttacactatgaatcgagttctgactgttaaacgactgggtaaaacttgctatgagctattgcatgggagaaaaccatcgttaaagcatctagaaccatttgg
The window above is part of the Rutidosis leptorrhynchoides isolate AG116_Rl617_1_P2 chromosome 1, CSIRO_AGI_Rlap_v1, whole genome shotgun sequence genome. Proteins encoded here:
- the LOC139882025 gene encoding ferritin-1, chloroplastic-like yields the protein MTLNSQISSSFNVLLKKSDADFEFVPKKPSVLLGNGRRFGGTVRCRSNVEEKDMVMTGVLFNPFEEVRKQDFIVPISTQTSLARQKFVDECEAAINEQINVEYNVCYMYHAMYAYFDRDNVALKGLAKFFKDSSDEEREHAEKLMEYQNKRGGRVKLHTIVPPPSEFDDVEKGDALCAMELALSLEKLVNEKLLALHAVADRNNDPQLADFIESEYLSEQVDAIKKISDYVSQLRRVGKGHGVWHFDQMLLEGAGAA